In a genomic window of Veillonellales bacterium:
- a CDS encoding ComF family protein: MLNQWWGALLDLVYPPKCPVCRSRVDCHGAWCQKCMTGIIAPREINLLIHHLGALDGCQAVCAYTGGIKRLIHDMKFRHAGNRAVYLTWLLEQSGGWQLPKEIELVIPVPLHDKRLNERGFNQTERIFRNWVRQKNLLWLDNCLIRQRATMPQWQLNLAARRANIKGAFSVTCPECVQGKHILLVDDIVTTGITMNECARVLKRAGAVQVRALALASGA; encoded by the coding sequence GTGCTTAATCAATGGTGGGGGGCATTGCTGGATTTGGTATATCCGCCGAAATGTCCGGTGTGCCGCAGCAGGGTGGACTGCCATGGGGCGTGGTGCCAGAAGTGTATGACCGGTATTATTGCGCCGCGGGAGATTAATCTGCTGATTCATCATCTGGGGGCGCTGGACGGCTGTCAGGCGGTGTGCGCATATACCGGCGGAATCAAGCGGCTGATCCATGACATGAAGTTTCGTCATGCCGGAAACCGTGCCGTCTATCTGACCTGGTTATTGGAACAGAGCGGCGGCTGGCAGCTGCCGAAGGAGATTGAACTGGTAATACCGGTGCCGCTGCATGACAAACGTTTAAACGAACGCGGGTTTAATCAAACAGAACGCATCTTTCGAAATTGGGTCAGACAAAAGAATTTATTGTGGCTTGACAACTGCCTGATTCGACAAAGAGCGACGATGCCGCAATGGCAGCTTAACCTGGCCGCCCGCCGGGCTAATATAAAAGGCGCGTTTTCAGTAACGTGCCCGGAGTGTGTTCAGGGAAAACATATTTTATTAGTGGATGATATTGTGACAACAGGCATTACCATGAACGAATGCGCCCGAGTGCTGAAGCGGGCCGGCGCCGTTCAGGTCCGGGCTCTGGCTTTGGCCAGCGGGGCTTGA
- a CDS encoding HD domain-containing phosphohydrolase, with the protein MSMLTLMQDPEAYTSETETLNNVIATLMHLIELKNSKLHLHSQQVANYAVSVAAKMRLPRSEIERIRVGALLHDVGHLTVPNAVLAKIPYFSTREKSVYKNHCNAGSCMLENIASCQEIIPYIRYHHERWDGKGYPKRLKGVNIPLGARIISVVNHYDRYINPCTEHWVKTKEEAERELLSLSGTAFDQDVVKAFIEALG; encoded by the coding sequence ATGTCTATGCTGACACTTATGCAAGATCCTGAAGCTTATACCAGTGAAACCGAAACGTTGAACAATGTAATCGCCACTCTTATGCACCTGATTGAATTGAAAAATTCAAAATTGCACTTGCACAGCCAGCAGGTTGCAAATTATGCTGTGAGTGTTGCTGCTAAAATGCGTCTTCCCCGGAGCGAAATTGAACGGATCCGGGTAGGTGCCCTGCTTCACGATGTCGGCCATCTTACCGTACCGAATGCCGTACTGGCGAAAATCCCCTACTTCTCCACCCGGGAAAAGAGCGTATATAAAAACCATTGCAACGCAGGCAGCTGCATGCTGGAAAATATCGCTTCCTGCCAGGAAATCATTCCCTATATCCGTTATCACCACGAACGCTGGGACGGCAAGGGCTATCCAAAACGACTTAAAGGAGTAAACATTCCCCTTGGCGCTCGTATTATTTCTGTCGTCAACCACTATGACCGCTATATCAATCCTTGTACCGAGCACTGGGTAAAAACCAAGGAAGAAGCGGAACGGGAACTCTTAAGCCTGTCAGGAACGGCTTTTGACCAGGATGTGGTCAAAGCGTTTATTGAAGCGTTAGGCTAA
- the flgM gene encoding flagellar biosynthesis anti-sigma factor FlgM: MAGVNIPAIFVDSNNREVSEVREVFKMNVNQIKNVMKVYGEQTKTAKTAGTGKTSPTQKKDEVILSPQAQEFGQVLQSIKGLPDVREAKVAELSQKISDNTYQIPAKDVAEKMISQVKADRNR; this comes from the coding sequence ATGGCAGGGGTTAATATCCCTGCCATTTTTGTCGATAGTAATAACAGAGAAGTATCTGAAGTGCGCGAGGTGTTTAAAATGAATGTGAACCAAATTAAAAATGTCATGAAAGTGTATGGCGAACAAACTAAAACGGCGAAAACCGCAGGCACGGGAAAAACAAGTCCAACCCAGAAAAAAGACGAAGTCATTCTGTCTCCCCAGGCTCAGGAATTCGGTCAGGTTCTGCAGTCGATTAAAGGCTTGCCTGATGTGCGGGAAGCGAAAGTAGCGGAACTCAGCCAAAAAATTAGTGACAATACCTATCAGATTCCTGCTAAAGACGTCGCCGAAAAAATGATCAGCCAGGTAAAAGCGGATCGCAATCGTTAG
- a CDS encoding flagellar protein FlgN — MKEIWTKLQNVLNEMLEFYQTLLAVSRKKRAVLVSGKARELEAVTKEEEILILQAGKLESRREKIIVEIAVGYGLNTEEITFAKIKELADETDAAQLEQLAKSLEAVVAEIKQLNQVNTKLIQQSLRFIQYNINILTQNTSGPTYEPQGKTTEQTGQGRNLFDRKA; from the coding sequence GTGAAAGAAATATGGACAAAATTGCAAAACGTATTAAATGAGATGCTGGAATTCTATCAGACTCTTTTAGCCGTCAGCCGAAAAAAAAGAGCTGTTTTGGTATCCGGTAAAGCCAGGGAACTGGAAGCCGTCACGAAGGAAGAAGAAATTCTTATCCTTCAGGCCGGGAAACTGGAAAGCCGGAGAGAAAAAATCATTGTGGAAATTGCTGTCGGCTATGGATTAAATACGGAAGAAATTACTTTTGCCAAGATTAAGGAACTTGCCGATGAAACTGACGCGGCTCAGCTGGAACAGCTGGCAAAAAGTCTGGAAGCGGTCGTCGCTGAAATCAAGCAGCTCAATCAGGTGAACACCAAATTGATTCAGCAGTCGCTGCGGTTTATTCAATATAATATCAACATTTTGACCCAAAACACCTCAGGCCCAACCTATGAGCCTCAGGGCAAGACAACAGAACAGACAGGCCAAGGACGGAACCTGTTTGACAGGAAAGCCTAA